GAAGTGTTCCGGGGCGTGCAGGCCCTTCCCCCCGGCGACGACGCACTCCAGATCCTGGATGTCTGTTTCGCCCGCTTCGAGTTGCTCCACGCCGTGGTCGGCGATGGGGCTTCCCAGCAGCCCTTCCGGCAGCTCCGGCCGTTCGATGTCGCCGGCCGGCTCCGTCGGATGGGGGGCCCGAAAGGTCCTGGGCCGCACGGTGGCCATCTGGGGGAGATGGTCGGGGGTCTTGATGGTGGCCATCACGTTGCCGCCGATGGTCGGGCACGTCTGGAGGAGCAGCCCCGTTTCGCCTTCGATGGAGAGCCCCGTGCAGTCCGCCGTGAGCCCCGTATCCAGCAGCGCCGCCAGCGCCGGCATGAAGGAGCGCCCCGAGGTGGTGGCTGGCGCCAGGAGGATCTCCGGCGGCCCGGCGGCGAAGAGGTGGTGCAGGATACGTGCCGTTCGCCGGGGATCGAAGGCGGCGAGCTGTTCGTCCTCCACCAGCAGCACGCTGTCGGCGCCGTAGCGGAGCGGTTCGCCCCCATCGCCTTCCAGGGGCGGACCGACCAGCGCCACCGTCAACGGGGCGCCCAGGGTGTCGGCGAGCTCCCGGCCCTTCCCGGCGAGCTCGAAGGTGACCGGGTGGATCCGGCCCCGGCGCACCTCGCCCACCACGGCCACGCCGCATGTCTGTTGTCCTTCCCTTCGTCGCATAGCTCTCTCCTTCCGCTGCTAGAGCAGCGCCTTCTCCCGGAGGATGGCCACCACCCGCTCCAGGCCCCTGTCGAGATCCCTGCCTCTGTAGAATTCGGTGCTCCGGGTCAGTGTGGGTTTCTCGATATGGACGACTCTGGTGGGCGAACCTTTCAGTCCGGATTGCTCCGTTTGGAGACCCAGACCCGCCGCCGTGCGGTTGGGGATGTCGCAGCGCCGGGCCTGCTTCTTGCCGGCCAGTGTGGGCATGGAGGGGTCGTTGAGGTCGTGGAGGACGGTGAGCAGACAGGGGAGCGGCAGGCTCTGCCGGTGGAAGCCCTCCTCGACGCTTCTGGTGATCTCCACCTGGTTTCCCTCCAGGGCGAGACCGCTCACGAAGGTGGCGAAGGGCAGGTCCAGCATGGTGGCCACCTCGGGGCCCACCTGCCCCGTCTCGCCGTCGGTGGCCTTCTCTCCGGCCAGGATCAGATCGAAGGGACCGTCACGGCGGAGCGCCGCGGCCAGGGCGAAGCTCGTGGACCAGGTGTCCGATCCGGCGAAGGCGCGGTCGCTCAGAAGCACCGCCCGGTCGGCGCCGAGGGCCGTCGCCTCCCGAAGGGCGGTCTCCGCCTGGGGCGGCCCCATGGAATAGACCGAGAGTTGCGCGCCTTTTCCCCGTTTCAGCTGCAGCCCTGCCTCCAGGGCGTTGAGATCCAGAGGGTTGATGATATTGCCCACACCCTCCCGGATCATTGTTCCCCGTTCCGGGTCCATCCGGACCTCGTCGGTGTCGGGGACCTGTTTGATCAGTACGGCGATGTGCATGCGTCACCTCCATGCTTCTCCCCGGATGGGGTACCGTATCCCAGTGGTTCGACTGTCGTTGCAAAATAGTACAACATGGGCTATAGTTGTGTCCAGCGAAGTTGTGCGATAATTTGGGCGATATCCCGGTTCAATGCGGGTTGACGGGGACGAGAAGGGAAAATCGTCTGTGTACAATTTATTTTAAAACACTAAAGGGGCTGTCATGTCCAGAGGATCGCAGACACTGACCGAACAATCCTACCGCAGAATCCGCAACCGCATCCTGGCGGGGCAGTATCCCTCGGGGACGGCCCTCCGTGAGGAGGCGCTCTCCCGCGATCTCGCCACCAGCCGGACACCGGTGCGGGCAGCGCTGAAACGTCTCGAGTCGGAAGGCCTGCTCGAACAGGTAGAGGGGCGGGTGCTCCGGGTGCCCCGGATGACCATGGAAGATATGGATGAGACCTTTGTGGCCCGCCGGCTGGTGGAGGGGAAGATCGCCGAGCTGGCTGCGGACCGCGCGACGGCGGAGGAATTCCGCAGGCTGCGTCAGTACATCGACGACGAGCAGGAGGCGGCCCGTACGGGGGAGACAGGCTTTGTCCTCAACATGGACAGGCTCTTCCACGGGACGCTGGCCAAGGTGGCGGGCAATCCCCTGCTCGGGGAGTTCCAGGGGCGGATCAGCACCAAGGTGACGCTCTTCCTGGTGCTCAGCGGTACCCTGGAGGAGGCCATGATCAGCAGGGCGCTTGACGAACACCAGCAGCTCCTTGCCGCACTGGAAGCACGGGCTCCTTCGTCGGCGCGGCAGGTCATGGTGCGGCATCTGGACAATGTGCTTGTCCGTCTCCGGGAAGCTGTATCCGGGGCGTAGAGGGCATTGGCGCGACAGAGCGGTACTGCGCTGTGGAAGGGGGTGGTCCCGGCGGTTCGGAAGCGAAGGGCGGAAATGTCATAAGGGAAGAGAGTGGTGCGGAGCCTGCCGGGCTCCGAAAGATGAAGGGAGGAGATTTCCCTATGAAACGGATAGCGCTTATTGGTCTGGTTGTTGTCCTTGTGCTGAGTCTCTCCGGCGCCGCCTTTGCGGCGAAAACGCTGAAGCTTGCCAACGCCGGCCCCGCCGACCCGAAGGACCGCACGGTGATCGCCGTCGATGTCTTCAAGAACTACGTGGAGAACAAGACCAACGGCGAACTGGAGGTCCAGGCCTTCCACGCCTCGCAGCTGGGCAACGAGAAGGAGATCCTGGAAGGTCTGAAGATGGGCACCATCGAGCTGGGGACCATCACCACCGGCCCGAT
The sequence above is drawn from the Synergistales bacterium genome and encodes:
- a CDS encoding electron transfer flavoprotein subunit alpha/FixB family protein; this translates as MRRREGQQTCGVAVVGEVRRGRIHPVTFELAGKGRELADTLGAPLTVALVGPPLEGDGGEPLRYGADSVLLVEDEQLAAFDPRRTARILHHLFAAGPPEILLAPATTSGRSFMPALAALLDTGLTADCTGLSIEGETGLLLQTCPTIGGNVMATIKTPDHLPQMATVRPRTFRAPHPTEPAGDIERPELPEGLLGSPIADHGVEQLEAGETDIQDLECVVAGGKGLHAPEHFALLEQLAGEIGAGIGASRPTVESKWISYPHQVGLSGKVVSPRFYLAAGISGSVQHMAGMQTAETIVAVNKDPEAPIFRIADVGLCGDLFDILPRLTAAIRAKRGEDHDS
- a CDS encoding electron transfer flavoprotein subunit beta/FixA family protein, which produces MHIAVLIKQVPDTDEVRMDPERGTMIREGVGNIINPLDLNALEAGLQLKRGKGAQLSVYSMGPPQAETALREATALGADRAVLLSDRAFAGSDTWSTSFALAAALRRDGPFDLILAGEKATDGETGQVGPEVATMLDLPFATFVSGLALEGNQVEITRSVEEGFHRQSLPLPCLLTVLHDLNDPSMPTLAGKKQARRCDIPNRTAAGLGLQTEQSGLKGSPTRVVHIEKPTLTRSTEFYRGRDLDRGLERVVAILREKALL
- a CDS encoding GntR family transcriptional regulator, with product MSRGSQTLTEQSYRRIRNRILAGQYPSGTALREEALSRDLATSRTPVRAALKRLESEGLLEQVEGRVLRVPRMTMEDMDETFVARRLVEGKIAELAADRATAEEFRRLRQYIDDEQEAARTGETGFVLNMDRLFHGTLAKVAGNPLLGEFQGRISTKVTLFLVLSGTLEEAMISRALDEHQQLLAALEARAPSSARQVMVRHLDNVLVRLREAVSGA